GAATGATCACATTAATACATATCCCACTTTCTTTGTCACAGACACACCAGTCCATAGAGCAGTACTCTAGTGTGCTGAAAGGAACACAAATACTCTCAGgtacagcacagaaacaattccttctatgtatttttttttcctccttgacaTTAGTACAACCTATTCAAAGCTTGGATAGCCTTCAGTTGATGTCAGATTTAAGTTAAGTATACCATAAAGTTAGAATTGATTAGGGTATTCTCTTTGGATGTTAACACTGCATTatggcttttaaattaaaacaaaacaaaaaagacaaaacacttccaaaagTACAGAAGCTTCAGGTTTGTGCAAAACTCCAATCATTACAGAATACTCCTATACTGAAGGTCCTCCTTAGAAGAGTTTGTCTGACTTTCGTATCTCCGGGTTTGGTAACACGTTTTTAAAAATGCCACTCTTCACAATGGAGGTGTTTTGTGCTACTCATGCGAGTGCAGTAACGGGAGCTGAAACACCTGTTCTCCTCTCTGAGTCACCTCATTCCTGGAATGGACACAACTGCCATATGTATGCTCACATTCTggctttctgaaatattctgagatatatatatatatatttttaggtGACTGCCTAGCATACTAGctttggttttggggtggtgttgttgttgttgttgttgctggtgGTGGCGTTTTCTTTGAGGGAACGATTGCTGCCACCTTGTACTTTGATCAATCGCAACCGAGCTGTGCACCTTGAAGATCTGCAATCAACCTGCAGAAAAATTCTTTGAATATATCTTTTGAAGAAGTCAGCAGGGCACGCAGCCTGTGACTGTCTCCCAGATGGAGAAGCAACTAATTTTGTCCAATAACCCCGTGTGATTAACTCACTTGGCTTCAAGGTAAGGAGTGATGTCAGGTGCACAATTACAAACTATTACTGCTGAAGTAATTAGATTAGACATTGCCTTTATAATATATGCAGCCGCCTTCTCACTAATTACTCTAAATAACCAGCCATTGTACTCTAGAGGGACCAGGTCGCTgcttttttcactgtttttcaataacttcaaTCCCAGAAACATGGATTACTTTCTTATGATTTACATTCCTCAGGAAGTTGCTACAAGTATTTCCTCTGCTGGATTTAGCCAACAATTTCACTTGTAGCAGCAGTTCCTGACCCCAAAAGGCAATGAATTAAGCTAATAGCTAGACAAACCCGCAGGATACAAAAAGGTCAGACTCTGCATTCACAGCAGTAGTTATCTACTGGTATTAAAAAAGGATATTTCTGATTTATGCAAGTATAATAGAGGAGTAAAGCACTACGACCTTTCTAAAGCATGCTGTTGCGATATGGTTCAAAGTGCTGAGTAGAATGTTTCAGATGTGCCTATCACATTGCCTTGCCTATGAAAGTGCACAGTTAAGCTTCCTTTGCTTCGGAGACCAAACAAATAGGTCAGGTGTAAATTGAAACAGCTCAGTTCCAGTGGAAAGGAGGCATAGACAGGGGAGGCAAGATAAGTCAAGGACTTGACCCGTGATCATGGAAAAAGCAACAGCTTAGTAAGGAGAAGCCATTATAAAATCatgcttctgctgtttgcatCCCACTCTCTACTTAATCATAAACCAGTAAGAATGATtgagaagagaacagaagggGTTGCAGCTCCAGCTGTTGAATTTCATTTGGAAGAAAGGGATCTTGACCAAAAATGaacttagaaaacaaaatggtgcatttctgtaatttaacatttcaacatccagaacagaaaaaataaaatagaaggaTGATAAGCTGAGGGAAGAATAGAACCCTGATCACCTTAATTCATTAAAGCTTTCTGGATAAGATGAAAATTGGGTATACCTCGCCTTAACTCAGTATGTGAGACTCAGTGACTATGGTAAATAGCACCACACAAGTACTGTTGGGATGCACCTACCTAGTTGGAGGATAACAGTTTCTGTGTCTCctgaaaggtttttttctgcCGTAAAACTCAAAGATTTAGGAAAGAACTCAGTATGGTTATATATCAATTCTGCAGATGATGCAGTGAAATGACTTAAGTAAGGTTCCCAACAAGCCAGTGGCCAGAGCTTGGAGCAGAATCCAAGTGTCTCAGACCAGGGCTAGACTGGTAAGAACTTTGTGGAAGAATGATAGCTTGATGTCAGTTTGTGCCTTCCAGCACACAGTTGGCAGGAAGTTTTTCCATTATAGCAGAAACTAACAATCCTAACGGTGAACCTAAGCCTGACTTACGATGGGAGCATATTTTCTATTACAGCTCAGTTCAGgatcattaattttttttcagagcattcTCTTTACTTCAGTGATGTTGAACAAATCTCATTTTAAGTTATAAATCTGTGTTAAAATCCTCTTTCAGTTCTGGTCATGTGAAATTCGACCACATGTCACAAATACATGTAAGGCAGGAGGAATGAGCGCACTGCGCTGTGATCAAACGCTTGTTTCCTCCTCAATGCAATCGCAACTATTGCTCAGCAGCCACTGCATTCAAGATACCCATCTTCAAAGCCCAGTACAGCTCTTCTCGTATCTACATCTTTTGTCTTGTGTAATCTTGCACCTCCCCATGCTCCCTTCTTTCAGCCACTGCCTTAGTTTCTCCCTCCTACCCTCCCTCTCTAGTTTCATGTGTTCTGTTGTGTCAATCCCTACATTTGAAACAACCTTTTTCAAAGCATCAAAAtcctcaaaaatacattttccttatgAAGTGTCTTATATCGGTTTCctatactgaaaatattttggttgttttaatCCATATCCCAGTATAtttactgtgttgtttttttttagaggtTAATTATGAAGCTTGTATTTGTTATGTATAGTGTGTTCATTTGCTGAGATCACTGGAATTATTTACAGAACAAAGGGTTACTTTGCATGAGTTAGGTGACTTGATCTAGTCTTGCATTAAGGAGCGTGTATGAGTACCCATAAATTTCATTGTCAAGTAATATGAAGAGGCCTAACATAGTATATTAGGTCAGCCTCTgaataaaaatggcaaaaatattcaaagcGACTGAGTAACTTGAAGCCATTTATGACGTTTTTGAACTTTACTCAGCTACTTAGGGCCAGATGCAAAAAGGAGATTTTCAGAGGCGCATACAGCAGACTGTCCCTGGAAACTAACAGCAAATTCTCAAGTCCTTCCCGAAATCAGAGTCTGAGTTCTTTCATTACCAAGCACCTTTGAAATTCTCCGCAATCCAACATAGAAAGACTGTGTTTCTAAACCACTTTTGTCTATTTTGGGGCATATTAAGGTAATAAACGTTACTTTGTTTAAGTGTTTAAACTTTCATTAGCTTAGATCTGAAATGTAATGCAATCATTGTCAACAATTCTCTAGAATTCCGTGtagtatattttatttcatgctgtGACTAAGAGCATTTAAACGTTTTCAATACTTGTATCCAAGACAAATAATAATTCAAGAAGAATCCTCCACTCACCTCTATTCCCTTTTTACTTTGATCATGAGATTTTTATGATTAAAATCTCCAACTTTACCACTAATGTTAAACCTGGACCATCTCCCAGAAAGCAAGATGCAGAAAATCACTTGTGTGGAAGCGAGGAATTAGCTGTTCcattaagaaaaaggaaatgctctGAGTGTGAAAAGCTAAACCTTCATTACTACTTATCAACTCTTCAGGTGGAGGAAAACCATGGTAATTTAAGATTTAAACATTTGctgcaaatatatacatattaaaaactGTCTCACGGcaagagaggaaacaaaatgagcTGGGACTGTTTGGCAGAGTACAGTTATTAATGTATCAAATCAGATCAGTAACAAATTGTTCCTCTTGCTGCTTTTAGTAGGAATTGATTGTAGGAGTTTCTTGACTAGAAGTGTCTCAAGCtcatcagaaaatattttgagaagagATAGAACAATACAGTTTCAGCAAGGACTTTTCAGTGTGTAGGTATTGTTCAATTTGTAGCTCTTCATATAGTTTTTTTACATTGTGTAGGCAACCCAGTATATAACATTGACTGCTGCAAAGGCTGCTGGAAACACTGCTCTGGCGTATATGTCAATGGTATCAGCATCAATGGGCTTAAAGAGGGACTTCAGACCACTCTTTCTATCCAGTTTCATTTCTTGCCGCAGTTTTGTCTCTCCAGTTTCTATTTCTATTGTGCCGTATGATCCAGGCAGACTTCTGGGAATGCGGTGGTGCCTGTTGGAAATGGCCAGTTCCTGGTGCACACCAGCTatggaaagggaaaacagaacgATGGCATTCTTCACGTTTACCtgcaaaggaaagaggagaaccTGTAACAGTAAGTTATAACACAAAGGTATTTCATCCAAGCTAGACACCACTGAGACAGCATGTTGAGGCACTCCTGACTGCGTATTGACTGAGAGATGAAAGTTATCCCAtcgtgtggccaaagccagCAGGCAGTTTACAGGCTCTTGTCAAAGCCAAGAGAATGTGGAAGTGGGACAGAAAATGAACGTTGATCAGTCATATCTGCTACAGCTTCCTAAAACgaagtaataataataagacTACAAGtctacttttctgttttgctgatggTATTTTATTATGCTGTAGAAGACCTAAAAGAGCCTTAGCAGAAGAAACTACGAAATAATATGTTTTGATAAAaggcttttcttcctcatcttgtATAATAGTGTCGTATTGATATTGCCCGACCCTACAGGAGTAACTCTAGGTTACCTTAACTTACACTGAGGGCTGGACAAATATCAAAGGCTCTAAATATATTCTCCAAGTATAAGATGTAAAAATTTGGCTCAAGACATACTTCGCATCTCTTCTTACTCATTCTCTCTTATTCTCCATTTCCTATCTTAAATACAGCAACAAATCATGTAAGAATATGTTGCATTTAGTGTAATGCTAACCATGCTGCATGGGAAAATTAACAACTGCTTTTAGCTGCTTGCTATATTAACATAACAGAAGTGTTAAGCAAGAAATCTTCCAAAGAAGACAAAGGTTGTAATGCAGAGCCACTGCTTTTGCAAATCTTTTTACAGTATTTGGCTTACTGACCTCTCCACTCTGCCTTCTTGCCTTGAgcttgttcttttgctttttcatgtaGTCAGCATTGAAATGTGCAAATGCATATTCTACAAGTGCAGCGAAGACAAACACGTAGCATATCCAGAAGTAAACATCAAGCGCCTTGATGGCAGATGCTCGTGGAAGTGAAGAACGGGCACTGACCATCAGCGTAGTCATAGTAAGAACAGTAGTTATACCTGCAGTGTGGTGTGAGAAAGTTCCTTTAGTATACCTGAATAAGCATATTTACTGATCTGAAACTGAGGAATACTTTTCACAGTAGGAGACCCTTACTGGTGTGGTTTCTGATTTTCCAAACGGGATTTAAAGAGCTTGTAAAGACTGTGGATTTCTACGACTAACACAGCTTTGAACATCTTATCCTTGTTTTTGCTCTCGTTCTGGacaaacaaagcaagaagaTTTAACTCTCAAAAACGTTTGGATCTGGACTTGCAAACCTTACTCAGACAAACGGGTTAATAAGCTCTAGGAACACTTTTGTCACAGCTCCAGTTCCTTCAAATCAATTATTTCATACAACTGCCTTACACTCACTACTGCTTTTAACCACAGACATAGATGTCTGTGTTCTTTATTGAGGCAGCTGCTCTGATAGCATGACAGAAATCAAAGCAcgaaagaaatattttaaaggacacTCCCTTCTGCAAATTTTAACACAGCGATCAAAAGTGAACCTTAATGGAAAATGAGTTATATTAGAAAGCATAATTGTATAATTACAATTTCAGCATACCCTTCCCTGTTAATTCCCCAAACTATCTGCTTTACCTAATGACACTCTGGCAGGCACAGCTGACTGGCTGATCCAGAAGGATACCCACGACATGGCCACTAGTAAGATAGAAGGAACGTAGGACTGAATGATGTAAACTCCTCGATTTCGCCGAAGGTGGAAGTGGAGACTGAGCCTGGGAAACTGACCTGCTGATAAAAAGAGCAgacaaagaaagattttgacTGTGTAAATTGCAGTTAAActggtatttaaaataatatttcctaTAATGATGCAGAGCGACATtcttaaacaaaattattttggctAGGGATCACAAAAAGCTTTTATGAATCTTTTCCAATTAGTCCTCATAAACCCTGCACGAGGTAGTGCGGTTCTCATCAGCACAGTTAGCTAAGAATAGGTCAAACGATTTGTCTCAGGTCATATCAATGCcagatctgaaaataaaatcatgagtCTTCTCGAATAACAGTATTGCTTCAAAATGTGTACTGTCTTATCATCTGCTGTAGAAAGTCCTCCAGATActaaatttagattttttaaaaggccaAGTTAATTTCAAACTCAAAAAAGAGCTTAGAGGAGATGTGCAGCATAAATGAGGATCTGAATACAtgaaagaggatgaaaaatcagcaggaaagaaatgacTCCAATCTTTTACAAACATTGCAATAAAGCCAGTGATACGCATACACACCACTGACTTCTACTGGATAGAATTAGAATGATCTGACTGTACGTCATAAGCCTCATAACATCAGGGCTAatggaaatttttctttatCCGAAGTTGCAAATTAGGTCAGGAAAATGTGAGCTATACCTCAAGTGTTTTTTGTCAAGTGCTGTCTGGCTATTCCATGCAGTATTTTATCAAGCAAATAGAGCTAAAGGACATAATATGCTACAGTGGCTACCTGAAAGCAAAAGGTTAGCGATTTTTGCAAgtatgagcaaaaaaaaattatcaggaACCTCAGAGATTATTTAAATTAGTTACTGAAGAGGAGGGATTTTCTATTATACATATAGGAGGTTTCTCCATGCAGAAAAAGATTCACTACTGTCCCTGAATCGAAGACTGATCCTGTTACCAGATTTGAAGTTCATCATTTCTGTTGTGAACTGGTAATTGGTGATTGTGAACTGAGCAAGCTGCAGCTTATCCAGCCCATGGATTTCATCCTGGTTTTCTGACCAGTGGTAGACAATGTCCTCTGAAGAATAGCCATCTGCCAAAAGAAAGTTGAATAAATACGAAGCTTGGGGAAGAAATTAAGAACCTAGGAGGCTCATTGTGGAAGTCTTGTAGTTCCTTTGCTACACTGATTTTCATTGGTCCCAATGCAAACATACTGTGATTCAGTCTAGATAATTCACTATCCTGGCAACCCCAGTGTTTCCAGGATCCCATCAAGAGTAGCTTTCCTATAGGGAGAATAATCCAAGTTGATTCACACTGACTAACACTATGTGGTATGGCACAGTGCGCTTCAGTGTCGTGAGAAATATTCCAACTCTCTCAAAAAGCTCCTTTGCATACAAGATGCGAGATTCTTGCAAGTTTGGTAAGAAATGGTGTGTagagaacagaaaatcaaattagTGCATCCAGTTAGAGAAAAGATTATAACACAGACCCGCGTCCATTCTGAGATGCAGAAGCTAGGTTGACAATCACCGTGTATATCAACCTATAATTATTGCAGTTTAGTATGGGTGGCAGCTGGCAAATAACTGCTAGGGAGAGGTGCATGGTACCAGGGACATGAAAGAAGGGTGGGAGATGCAAGAATGGATTTATGTAACATGCAAATCCATAGGAAATCAATGTCTG
This window of the Cygnus olor isolate bCygOlo1 chromosome 21, bCygOlo1.pri.v2, whole genome shotgun sequence genome carries:
- the GABRD gene encoding gamma-aminobutyric acid receptor subunit delta isoform X1, with product MEFLTWLFPALVLLCTQQHRCIRAMTDIGDYIGSNIEISWLPNLDDLMKGYARNFRPGIGGPPVNVALAIEVASIDHISEVNMEYTMTVFLHQSWRDERLSYNHTNETLGLDSRFVDKLWLPDTFIVNAKSAWFHDVTVENKLIRLQPDGVILYSIRITSTVACDMDLSKYPMDEQECMLDLESYGYSSEDIVYHWSENQDEIHGLDKLQLAQFTITNYQFTTEMMNFKSAGQFPRLSLHFHLRRNRGVYIIQSYVPSILLVAMSWVSFWISQSAVPARVSLGITTVLTMTTLMVSARSSLPRASAIKALDVYFWICYVFVFAALVEYAFAHFNADYMKKQKNKLKARRQSGEVNVKNAIVLFSLSIAGVHQELAISNRHHRIPRSLPGSYGTIEIETGETKLRQEMKLDRKSGLKSLFKPIDADTIDIYARAVFPAAFAAVNVIYWVAYTM
- the GABRD gene encoding gamma-aminobutyric acid receptor subunit delta isoform X2, with translation MEFLTWLFPALVLLCTQQHRCIRAMTDIGDYIGSNIEISWLPNLDDLMKGYARNFRPGIGGPPVNVALAIEVASIDHISEVNMEYTMTVFLHQSWRDERLSYNHTNETLGLDSRFVDKLWLPDTFIVNAKSAWFHDVTVENKLIRLQPDGVILYSIRITSTVACDMDLSKYPMDEQECMLDLESYGYSSEDIVYHWSENQDEIHGLDKLQLAQFTITNYQFTTEMMNFKSGQFPRLSLHFHLRRNRGVYIIQSYVPSILLVAMSWVSFWISQSAVPARVSLGITTVLTMTTLMVSARSSLPRASAIKALDVYFWICYVFVFAALVEYAFAHFNADYMKKQKNKLKARRQSGEVNVKNAIVLFSLSIAGVHQELAISNRHHRIPRSLPGSYGTIEIETGETKLRQEMKLDRKSGLKSLFKPIDADTIDIYARAVFPAAFAAVNVIYWVAYTM